The proteins below come from a single Zhouia spongiae genomic window:
- a CDS encoding ParB/RepB/Spo0J family partition protein yields MAKATKKQALGRGLSALLKDPENDIKSAEDKNADKVVGNIVELDVESIELNPFQPRTNFNEEALAELSVSIRELGVIQPITVRKIDFNKYQLVSGERRLRASKLAGLETVPAYIRIANDQESLEMALVENIQRQDLDPIEIAMSYQRLIDEISLTQEQMSDRVGKKRSTITNYLRLLKLDPIIQTGIRDGFLSMGHGRAIINIEDKKQQLLIYEKILSDSLSVRQTEELVRTYQNKDASRKNSKATSDSVPEYISESMEGLTEYFSTKIDVKVAKNGKGKLIIPFHSKEDFLRLKKLFD; encoded by the coding sequence ATGGCAAAAGCAACAAAAAAACAAGCATTAGGAAGAGGATTGTCTGCATTGTTAAAAGATCCTGAAAACGATATCAAATCGGCTGAGGATAAGAATGCAGATAAAGTAGTTGGTAATATTGTAGAATTGGATGTCGAAAGTATTGAGCTTAACCCATTTCAGCCACGTACAAATTTTAACGAGGAAGCACTCGCTGAACTTTCTGTTTCCATTAGGGAACTGGGCGTTATCCAGCCTATTACAGTTCGTAAAATTGATTTTAATAAATACCAGCTGGTATCGGGAGAACGCCGTTTAAGAGCTTCCAAACTGGCAGGTCTCGAAACAGTTCCTGCATATATCAGGATCGCAAACGACCAGGAGTCTTTAGAAATGGCCCTAGTCGAAAACATTCAGCGACAGGACCTGGATCCCATAGAAATTGCCATGTCTTACCAGAGGCTTATAGACGAGATTAGCCTCACACAAGAACAAATGAGTGACAGGGTTGGTAAAAAACGTTCTACCATCACCAACTATTTGCGTTTACTTAAGCTCGATCCCATTATTCAGACAGGCATTCGCGACGGGTTCTTGTCAATGGGACATGGACGTGCCATTATCAATATAGAAGACAAAAAGCAACAACTGCTTATCTACGAAAAGATCCTTTCAGATTCATTATCGGTCAGACAGACCGAAGAATTGGTTCGCACTTACCAGAACAAAGATGCTTCCCGGAAAAATTCCAAAGCAACATCTGACAGTGTCCCCGAATACATCTCAGAAAGCATGGAAGGTCTTACCGAATACTTTTCTACTAAAATAGACGTTAAAGTAGCTAAGAACGGTAAAGGTAAATTAATAATCCCTTTTCACTCGAAAGAAGATTTTTTACGCCTTAAAAAACTATTTGACTAG
- a CDS encoding DUF6122 family protein — protein sequence MLRFIVHYGIHFLVPILIALIIYRRSWLKSSLILLGGIIIDIDHIWADPIFDPNRCSINYHPLHTYPFIILYTLLLFRKQTRIFGIALLIHIIADTTDCLML from the coding sequence ATGCTTCGGTTTATAGTTCACTACGGAATCCACTTTCTGGTACCAATACTAATAGCACTGATAATATACAGGAGATCGTGGTTAAAAAGTTCCCTAATCCTCTTAGGCGGGATAATTATCGACATCGATCACATCTGGGCTGATCCCATATTTGACCCAAACAGATGCAGCATAAACTACCACCCGCTCCATACCTACCCTTTTATAATACTCTATACACTCCTATTGTTCCGGAAACAAACACGAATCTTTGGCATTGCCCTGCTTATTCACATTATAGCCGATACCACAGATTGCTTAATGCTATAA
- a CDS encoding DUF5683 domain-containing protein, translating to MPKQLFFSIFLLCVLNTVSAQEKETDTLRVSIDTVQKKLSKRELRRQQRDSIKNANYKLDPLSPSKAAFYSAILPGLGQAYNKRYWKIPLVYGAIGTGLYFYIDNSNQYDRYREAYKSRLAGFNTDEFWGTDENGNPNSSPDLSVDALRDAQEFYQKNKDLSLLITVGLYALNIIDANVDAHLKQYNMSDDLTLKPYIDINQVNFQRNYGLTLTFKF from the coding sequence GTGCCTAAACAGCTTTTTTTTTCAATATTCCTTCTGTGTGTTTTAAATACTGTATCTGCACAAGAGAAAGAAACCGATACATTACGGGTTTCCATCGATACTGTGCAGAAAAAACTAAGTAAAAGAGAGCTTCGAAGACAGCAACGGGACAGCATTAAGAATGCTAATTACAAACTGGATCCGCTATCTCCGAGCAAAGCAGCATTTTACTCGGCAATTTTACCGGGTTTGGGGCAGGCATACAATAAACGGTATTGGAAAATCCCCCTCGTTTACGGGGCCATCGGAACCGGATTGTATTTCTATATCGACAACTCTAATCAATACGACCGGTATAGAGAAGCCTACAAAAGCAGGCTCGCAGGCTTTAATACCGACGAGTTCTGGGGTACTGACGAAAACGGAAACCCAAATAGCTCGCCGGATCTCAGTGTAGATGCCTTAAGGGATGCCCAGGAATTCTACCAAAAAAACAAAGATCTGTCACTCCTGATCACCGTCGGTTTATACGCATTGAATATCATCGATGCCAATGTCGATGCGCATCTGAAACAATACAACATGAGTGATGATCTGACATTAAAACCATACATTGACATAAACCAGGTTAACTTCCAGCGAAACTATGGATTAACCCTTACATTCAAATTTTGA
- a CDS encoding WbqC family protein, which yields MKTLLHPTYFPSISHFVAITNNNTIFEVHDNYQKQTYRNRTFIYSPNGKQLLGIPVKHSKGSGRQKYREVQIDNSFNWQKQHWKSLETAYRTSPYFEFYEDEIAPVFQKKHQFLMDLNFETLELMCECLLLETELIKTGSYQRYPGEGIKDLRTLAESKKDPVFGFENYIQVFGDKLGFIENLSILDLLFNEGPNALSYLESQSL from the coding sequence GTGAAAACACTATTACATCCTACATATTTTCCTTCAATTTCTCATTTTGTTGCTATTACCAACAACAATACTATTTTCGAGGTACACGATAATTACCAGAAACAAACCTATCGCAACCGTACCTTTATATACAGTCCAAACGGGAAGCAACTGCTGGGTATCCCTGTAAAACACTCAAAAGGAAGTGGCAGACAAAAATACAGGGAGGTACAGATAGACAACAGCTTTAACTGGCAAAAACAGCACTGGAAGTCACTTGAAACAGCCTACCGTACTTCGCCCTATTTTGAATTCTACGAAGACGAAATAGCTCCTGTTTTCCAGAAAAAGCACCAGTTTTTAATGGATCTGAATTTCGAAACATTAGAACTTATGTGCGAATGTCTGCTACTGGAAACAGAACTCATAAAAACAGGTTCATACCAACGCTACCCCGGTGAGGGCATCAAAGATTTAAGAACTTTAGCCGAATCGAAAAAAGACCCTGTTTTTGGCTTTGAAAACTACATTCAGGTATTTGGCGATAAACTTGGTTTTATCGAAAACCTGAGCATCCTGGACCTGCTATTTAACGAAGGCCCTAACGCCCTTTCTTATTTAGAATCACAATCCCTGTAA
- a CDS encoding rhomboid family intramembrane serine protease, with protein MGRISDTVKHLIIINVLFWVATIVLRKSGIDLEAVLALHFPLNEAFKPWQIITHMFMHATFTANGGIVFAHILFNMFGLWMFGTPLEQMWGRNKFLFFYLFAGIGSAIVYSAFNFYQFFQASEILNGLGFNSVQVRSLLSLPHDQLVATLNSGVYDGIRLDRIQEIYDEGYFAFNSVAVGASGALYGILVAFAMMFPNAELMLIFLPIPIKAKYFVPILILGDLFFGFTQYSIGPIAHFAHVGGALFGFIMMWYWKRNQFNKNRWDR; from the coding sequence ATGGGACGAATTTCAGATACTGTAAAGCATCTTATTATCATTAATGTACTTTTCTGGGTAGCCACCATAGTGCTCAGGAAGTCCGGGATAGATCTTGAAGCTGTTTTGGCATTGCACTTTCCGTTAAATGAAGCTTTTAAACCGTGGCAAATCATAACGCATATGTTCATGCATGCCACTTTTACAGCCAACGGGGGGATTGTTTTTGCTCATATCTTATTTAATATGTTCGGATTGTGGATGTTTGGTACGCCCCTGGAGCAGATGTGGGGAAGGAATAAGTTCCTTTTCTTTTATCTGTTTGCAGGCATCGGTTCGGCAATAGTGTATTCAGCATTTAACTTCTACCAGTTTTTTCAGGCTTCGGAAATTTTAAACGGCTTAGGGTTTAACAGTGTTCAGGTCAGATCGTTGTTGAGCCTTCCACATGACCAGCTGGTAGCTACACTTAATTCGGGTGTGTATGATGGCATCCGGTTAGACCGCATCCAGGAGATATATGACGAAGGATATTTTGCATTCAATTCTGTAGCAGTAGGAGCTTCGGGAGCCTTGTACGGGATATTGGTAGCATTTGCCATGATGTTCCCGAATGCCGAATTAATGTTGATTTTCCTCCCGATTCCTATTAAAGCTAAATATTTTGTTCCTATCTTGATACTGGGAGACCTATTCTTTGGGTTTACACAGTACTCCATCGGACCGATAGCTCATTTTGCCCATGTAGGGGGGGCTTTGTTCGGTTTTATTATGATGTGGTACTGGAAACGTAATCAGTTTAACAAAAACAGGTGGGACCGATGA
- a CDS encoding ParA family protein, which produces MGKIIAIANQKGGVGKTTTSVNLAAALGVLEKKVLLIDADPQANATSGLGLDVESIEIGSYQVLEHTHTPEETIVKTNSPNVDLIPAHIDLVAIEIELVDKDNREYMLKNAMESIKDAYDYILIDCAPSLGLLTLNALTCADSVIIPIQCEYFALEGLGKLLNTIKSVQKLHNQNLDIEGLLLTMYDSRLRLSNQVVEEVQKHFSEMVFETIIQRNVRLSEAPSFGETIINYDATSKGASNYLNLAHEIIKKNKETV; this is translated from the coding sequence ATGGGCAAAATTATTGCTATAGCAAATCAAAAAGGAGGAGTAGGTAAAACCACTACTTCCGTTAACCTGGCCGCTGCATTGGGTGTTCTTGAAAAGAAGGTTCTTCTGATCGACGCCGACCCCCAAGCCAATGCTACTTCAGGACTGGGTCTCGATGTGGAAAGTATTGAAATTGGTTCCTATCAGGTATTGGAACATACCCATACCCCTGAAGAGACTATCGTCAAGACAAATTCGCCTAATGTAGACCTGATCCCGGCCCACATAGACTTGGTGGCTATAGAAATTGAACTGGTCGATAAAGACAATCGTGAATACATGCTGAAAAACGCCATGGAAAGCATTAAAGATGCTTACGATTATATTTTAATAGACTGCGCTCCGTCTTTAGGGCTTTTAACATTGAATGCGCTTACATGTGCCGACTCTGTTATCATCCCGATCCAATGCGAATATTTCGCTCTGGAAGGACTGGGGAAATTGCTGAACACGATTAAAAGCGTACAAAAACTACACAACCAGAACCTCGACATCGAAGGCTTGCTGCTAACCATGTATGACTCAAGGTTGAGATTGTCAAATCAGGTGGTGGAAGAAGTTCAGAAACACTTCAGCGAAATGGTATTCGAAACCATTATCCAACGAAATGTACGCCTGAGTGAAGCTCCTAGTTTTGGTGAAACCATTATTAATTACGATGCGACAAGCAAAGGTGCTTCAAATTACTTAAATTTGGCGCATGAAATTATAAAAAAGAATAAGGAAACCGTTTAA
- a CDS encoding rhomboid family protein has protein sequence MSITRDIQYKFKTLTVAEKLIVINVGVFIVNALFVFLMQQRQDVIVQWFQLPKGFSDFILQPWSIVSYAFFHANFMHIFWNMILLYFTGRIFLNLFNPKMFLNVYFLGAIAGGILFLLSYNLFPAFSGINTALIGASAAVMAVLIFICTYMPYQEVRVIFFNIKLWHLGAFFVLLDLIQIPMGNAGGHLAHLGGALLGFIYAKKLGEGRDIGRGFEKGVDAMVNFFKRDKKSPLKTVHKNKNTSKAGSDISKSEYQRKIDEILDKISKSGYDSLTKEEKDFLFRAGKE, from the coding sequence ATGAGTATAACCAGGGACATTCAATACAAGTTTAAAACCTTAACGGTTGCGGAAAAGCTAATTGTTATCAATGTGGGGGTCTTTATCGTTAACGCGTTGTTTGTTTTTCTGATGCAACAACGGCAAGATGTGATCGTTCAGTGGTTTCAATTGCCCAAGGGCTTTTCAGACTTTATTTTGCAGCCGTGGTCTATCGTGTCTTATGCTTTTTTTCATGCTAATTTTATGCATATCTTCTGGAATATGATCCTGTTGTATTTTACAGGCAGGATTTTCCTGAACTTGTTTAACCCGAAGATGTTTCTTAATGTATATTTTCTCGGAGCTATAGCGGGCGGTATCCTGTTTTTATTGAGTTATAACCTGTTCCCTGCATTTTCCGGGATCAACACGGCATTGATCGGGGCTTCGGCAGCGGTAATGGCGGTACTGATATTTATTTGTACTTATATGCCTTATCAGGAAGTACGTGTTATATTCTTTAATATTAAGTTATGGCATCTGGGGGCTTTCTTTGTCCTGCTTGACCTGATCCAGATCCCGATGGGGAATGCCGGAGGGCATTTGGCGCATTTGGGAGGTGCCTTATTAGGTTTTATATATGCAAAAAAACTGGGAGAGGGAAGAGATATAGGGCGTGGTTTTGAGAAAGGCGTTGACGCTATGGTTAATTTCTTTAAGAGAGATAAAAAATCTCCGTTAAAGACGGTTCATAAGAATAAGAACACTTCGAAAGCCGGTTCTGATATCAGTAAAAGTGAATACCAGCGTAAAATAGATGAGATTCTTGATAAGATCAGTAAAAGTGGCTATGACAGTCTGACCAAAGAAGAAAAGGATTTTTTATTCAGGGCCGGAAAAGAATGA
- the dapB gene encoding 4-hydroxy-tetrahydrodipicolinate reductase, which yields MKIALLGYGKMGKMIEQIALSRGHEIVLKVDANDNDYEIAKADVAIDFSVPASAYNNITNCFENNVPVISGTTGWLDKYEDAVEICNKNNGAFIYASNFSLGVNVFFQLNEYLARLMKNLAQYQVSMEEIHHTQKLDAPSGTAITLAEGIINNTSRSAWKLDAADENEIPITAKRIENVPGTHTVTYKSDVDTIDIIHTAHNREGFALGAVIAAEWIIGKQGIFNMKDVLNIG from the coding sequence ATGAAAATTGCATTACTAGGATACGGAAAAATGGGAAAAATGATAGAGCAGATAGCGTTGTCCAGAGGACACGAAATTGTTCTGAAAGTTGATGCAAACGATAACGATTACGAGATTGCCAAAGCAGATGTAGCCATCGATTTTAGCGTTCCGGCATCTGCCTACAATAATATCACAAACTGTTTTGAGAATAACGTCCCTGTAATTTCAGGAACCACCGGTTGGCTCGACAAATACGAAGATGCCGTAGAAATATGTAACAAGAACAACGGAGCCTTCATTTATGCTTCCAACTTCAGCCTTGGGGTAAATGTCTTTTTCCAACTTAATGAATACCTTGCCAGACTGATGAAAAACCTTGCTCAATACCAGGTGAGCATGGAAGAAATTCATCATACCCAAAAGCTTGATGCCCCTAGCGGGACAGCCATCACCTTGGCCGAAGGAATCATTAACAACACATCAAGATCTGCCTGGAAACTGGATGCAGCAGACGAAAATGAAATTCCGATTACAGCCAAAAGAATAGAGAACGTTCCCGGTACACATACCGTTACTTACAAAAGTGATGTCGACACAATCGATATTATCCATACCGCTCACAACAGGGAAGGCTTTGCACTGGGAGCAGTCATTGCCGCTGAATGGATTATCGGCAAACAAGGAATCTTTAACATGAAAGACGTGTTAAACATCGGTTAA
- the nirK gene encoding copper-containing nitrite reductase has protein sequence MKLDIKLAVANYFKGIGVLGLICILFFSCADDGKKELASAVDIPVFQEMEAELTSPPNVPRPVGERKAKKLIVDMEILEKEGEMTNGVSYVYWTFGGTVPGSFIRTRVGDEVEFHLKNHPDNKLPHNIDLHAVTGPGGGAESSFVAPGHEKVFSFKVLNPGLYVYHCATAPVGMHIANGMYGLILVEPEGGLPLVDKEYYIMQGDFYTEGKNGERGLQPFDMQKAVDENADYVVFNGKVGALTGDNAITANVGETVRLFVGNGGPNLVSSFHVIGEIFDKVHIEGGDRINENVQTTLIPAGGAAIVEFKVDVPGTFILVDHSIFRAFNKGALGMLKVQGEEDKTIYSGELRDDIYLPEGGGIQSMPTTDELVKADQTAKTPEEQMKFGKQTYMQTCFACHQAEGQGVAGAFPPLSKSDYLNADVDRTIGIVLNGLTGEITVNGEKYNSIMTRQNLTDEEVANVLTYVYNSWGNSKKVVTPQMVEKVRNNPNL, from the coding sequence ATGAAACTAGACATCAAATTAGCTGTTGCGAACTATTTTAAGGGAATTGGAGTTTTAGGTTTGATCTGTATCCTGTTTTTTTCATGTGCTGATGACGGGAAGAAGGAACTGGCAAGCGCGGTAGATATCCCCGTATTTCAGGAGATGGAAGCAGAATTAACATCGCCGCCCAATGTGCCCCGGCCGGTAGGGGAAAGAAAGGCCAAGAAACTCATTGTTGATATGGAGATTCTGGAAAAGGAAGGAGAGATGACCAATGGGGTCAGCTATGTTTACTGGACTTTCGGAGGAACTGTTCCGGGGAGTTTTATCAGAACCCGTGTAGGAGACGAAGTTGAATTTCACTTAAAGAACCATCCTGATAATAAATTACCTCATAATATAGACCTTCATGCCGTTACAGGACCAGGAGGGGGAGCGGAATCCTCTTTTGTGGCGCCGGGGCATGAAAAAGTCTTTTCATTTAAGGTCTTAAATCCCGGGTTGTATGTATATCACTGCGCAACGGCTCCGGTGGGGATGCATATTGCGAATGGTATGTACGGGCTGATTTTGGTGGAGCCTGAGGGCGGATTGCCATTGGTCGATAAGGAGTATTATATCATGCAAGGTGATTTTTATACGGAAGGGAAAAACGGTGAAAGAGGTTTACAGCCCTTTGATATGCAGAAAGCTGTTGATGAAAATGCCGATTATGTAGTGTTTAACGGAAAGGTAGGGGCACTCACCGGCGATAATGCCATTACGGCAAATGTAGGGGAGACCGTGCGGCTTTTTGTTGGTAACGGGGGGCCTAATCTGGTTTCTTCTTTTCATGTTATTGGTGAAATTTTTGATAAAGTTCATATAGAAGGGGGAGACCGGATAAATGAGAATGTTCAAACTACATTAATTCCTGCCGGAGGAGCAGCAATTGTAGAATTTAAGGTGGACGTGCCGGGAACGTTTATACTGGTCGACCACTCTATTTTCAGGGCGTTTAACAAAGGAGCCCTGGGAATGTTAAAAGTTCAGGGAGAGGAAGATAAAACCATATACTCAGGAGAACTGAGAGATGATATATACCTGCCGGAAGGGGGAGGAATTCAGTCGATGCCGACTACCGACGAATTGGTAAAGGCTGATCAAACGGCCAAAACCCCGGAGGAACAAATGAAGTTTGGAAAACAGACTTATATGCAAACGTGTTTTGCCTGTCATCAGGCAGAAGGACAGGGAGTCGCCGGAGCCTTTCCGCCGTTATCGAAGTCTGATTACCTGAATGCAGATGTAGACAGAACCATCGGGATTGTGTTAAATGGCCTCACCGGGGAGATCACGGTTAACGGGGAAAAGTACAACAGTATCATGACCCGTCAGAATTTAACGGATGAGGAAGTAGCGAATGTTTTAACCTATGTGTACAACAGCTGGGGTAACTCTAAGAAAGTAGTAACGCCACAGATGGTTGAGAAAGTGAGAAATAACCCGAATTTATAA
- a CDS encoding SDR family oxidoreductase: MNYTDKMLRDGALEGKSIVVTGGGSGLGKAMTRYFLELGAKVAITSRNIEKLENTAKELETETGGTCLPLQCDVRHYDQVEAMRDKAIGAFGKIDVLLNNAAGNFISPTERLSANAFDTIIDIVLKGSKNCTLAFGKHWIDTKQENTNILNIVTTYAWTGSAYVVPSATAKAGVLAMTRSLAVEWAKYGIRSNAIAPGPFPTKGAWDRLLPGDLKEKFDLSKKVPLKRVGDHQELANLAAYLVSDYSAYVNGEVITIDGGEWLKGAGQFNLLEAIPEQMWDMLEAMIKAKKNK; the protein is encoded by the coding sequence ATGAATTATACGGATAAAATGCTTCGCGATGGAGCTTTAGAAGGAAAAAGCATTGTTGTTACCGGCGGTGGCAGTGGTTTAGGGAAAGCCATGACCCGATACTTCCTGGAGTTGGGAGCAAAAGTAGCCATCACCTCCAGAAACATTGAAAAACTTGAAAATACCGCCAAAGAGCTGGAAACAGAAACCGGAGGAACATGCCTGCCCCTTCAATGCGATGTAAGGCATTACGACCAGGTTGAAGCCATGAGAGATAAGGCTATTGGAGCATTTGGTAAAATAGATGTACTTTTAAACAATGCGGCAGGAAATTTTATTTCTCCTACTGAAAGGCTTTCTGCAAACGCCTTCGATACTATTATTGATATTGTTTTAAAGGGCTCTAAAAACTGTACACTGGCATTCGGAAAACATTGGATCGATACCAAACAGGAAAATACAAACATTTTAAATATCGTTACAACATACGCGTGGACCGGTTCTGCATATGTTGTTCCTTCGGCAACTGCCAAAGCCGGTGTACTTGCGATGACAAGGAGTCTGGCGGTAGAATGGGCTAAATACGGAATTCGCTCCAACGCAATTGCTCCCGGTCCCTTCCCCACAAAAGGAGCATGGGACAGGCTGCTTCCCGGAGATTTAAAGGAAAAATTCGACCTTTCAAAAAAAGTGCCTTTAAAACGTGTCGGCGACCATCAGGAACTGGCAAACCTCGCTGCCTACCTGGTCTCTGACTATTCTGCTTATGTTAACGGTGAGGTCATAACCATCGATGGAGGTGAATGGTTAAAAGGAGCAGGGCAATTTAACCTGCTGGAGGCCATTCCGGAGCAAATGTGGGATATGCTGGAAGCCATGATTAAAGCGAAAAAGAATAAATAG
- a CDS encoding endonuclease/exonuclease/phosphatase family protein → MKKLSWFNKFIFLLNSFFATLLLLSYALPYVFPRSFPTLSVFSLSVPILITLNIVFLCYWVLRFKKQFLLSFIILLAGYGHLKAFYRFSGNDQVKREAGVLSVMSFNVRHFNVYKWIPDDDVDQKIIDFVREESPDVVCFQDFHKDKESAFKDYPYHHYVYKQKNNSNGNAVFSKYPIINKGVLDFPSKGNNGMYVDIVKAQDTVRVYNIHLESHRINPDKEALTKQNSERLFKRIGNTFALQQTQAEMVAVHKKGCRYKKIICGDFNNTASSNIFKLIRGDMKDTFEEQGSGLGRTFVFKFFPLRIDFILVDEGLEVLSHKNYDQKLSDHYPVKSDIGL, encoded by the coding sequence ATGAAAAAGCTGAGTTGGTTTAATAAGTTTATTTTCCTTCTGAATTCTTTTTTTGCGACGCTTTTGTTGCTGTCGTATGCCTTGCCTTATGTTTTTCCCAGAAGTTTCCCTACATTATCGGTATTCAGCCTTTCGGTACCGATCTTAATTACTTTAAATATAGTATTTCTTTGTTATTGGGTGTTGCGGTTTAAAAAGCAATTCCTGTTGTCGTTTATCATTTTGCTTGCAGGTTATGGGCATCTGAAGGCGTTTTACAGGTTTTCGGGTAACGATCAGGTGAAACGGGAAGCGGGTGTGTTAAGTGTTATGAGTTTTAACGTCAGGCATTTTAATGTGTATAAATGGATACCGGACGATGACGTTGATCAGAAAATTATCGACTTTGTTAGAGAGGAGTCTCCGGATGTGGTCTGTTTTCAGGATTTTCATAAAGACAAGGAGAGTGCGTTTAAAGATTATCCCTATCATCATTATGTGTATAAGCAAAAGAATAACAGTAACGGAAATGCTGTTTTTTCAAAGTATCCGATCATAAATAAAGGAGTTCTTGATTTTCCGAGTAAGGGTAATAATGGGATGTATGTCGATATTGTAAAAGCGCAGGATACTGTAAGGGTTTATAATATTCATCTTGAGTCACACCGGATAAATCCGGATAAGGAAGCACTTACCAAGCAGAATTCCGAGCGTTTGTTTAAACGGATAGGAAATACGTTTGCATTGCAACAGACCCAGGCTGAAATGGTGGCGGTTCACAAAAAGGGGTGTCGTTATAAAAAAATTATTTGCGGGGATTTTAATAATACGGCTTCATCAAATATTTTTAAGTTGATACGGGGGGATATGAAGGACACTTTTGAGGAGCAGGGATCTGGTTTGGGGAGAACGTTTGTTTTTAAGTTTTTTCCGTTGCGTATAGACTTTATATTGGTTGATGAAGGGCTGGAGGTATTGTCTCATAAGAATTACGACCAGAAGCTTTCTGATCATTATCCGGTAAAAAGTGATATCGGGTTATAG
- the lepB gene encoding signal peptidase I, translating into MTMTQWFIFFLIIQVIHFLGTWKLYVKAGRKSWEALIPVYNAVVLMKIINRPWWWVILLFIPIINLIMFPVVWVETIRSFGRNSTTDTWLVIITLGLYIFYINYATEVNFIKDRSLKPRTAAGEWISSILFAIVAATLVHTYFIQPYVIPTSSLEKTLLVGDFLFVSKFHYGARTPITTVSLPMVHDTIPKLGIKSYVHENDTDKAGNSILNKFQLPYFRLPGFQKVKRNEIVVFNWPADTVEQFFKHTNKSIRKPIDKKSNYVKRCVGIPGDSLEIKDGFIYINGERTVLPERAKPQFTYFAKVKEGSNINPRYMYERYGVTDPIFPQQNGIYAFTALTEEAAEQLKNNPNVESIQRYVEPKPGKNQGVFPGETQFAWNQDQFGPIYIPEEGKTINLSMETLPLYKKIIEEYEGNELKVSGNQITINGQPASQYTFKQDYYWMMGDNRHRSEDSRFWGYVPEDHIVGKPVFVWMSWDTNASGFDKIRWERLFTTVNGDGQPVSYFKYFIILLFGWIIFAEIRKRRKKKA; encoded by the coding sequence ATGACAATGACTCAATGGTTTATATTTTTTCTGATCATACAGGTAATCCACTTTCTGGGTACCTGGAAATTATATGTTAAGGCTGGAAGGAAATCATGGGAAGCTTTGATCCCCGTTTACAATGCCGTTGTATTGATGAAGATTATAAACCGGCCGTGGTGGTGGGTTATTTTATTATTTATTCCGATTATCAACCTCATCATGTTCCCTGTCGTATGGGTAGAAACCATCAGAAGCTTTGGAAGGAACAGCACTACCGACACCTGGTTGGTTATTATAACCCTGGGGCTTTATATCTTCTATATAAACTATGCCACCGAGGTAAATTTTATTAAAGACAGAAGCCTGAAACCAAGAACCGCCGCAGGCGAATGGATCAGCTCCATCCTTTTTGCCATTGTGGCAGCAACCCTGGTACACACCTATTTTATTCAGCCATATGTAATCCCCACCTCTTCATTGGAGAAAACACTATTGGTAGGCGATTTCCTTTTTGTCAGCAAGTTCCACTACGGGGCCAGAACCCCCATAACCACGGTATCCTTACCAATGGTACACGATACCATCCCAAAATTAGGTATCAAATCGTATGTTCATGAAAATGATACTGATAAAGCCGGTAACTCCATACTGAATAAATTCCAGCTGCCATACTTCAGGTTACCTGGATTTCAAAAGGTAAAACGCAATGAAATTGTTGTTTTTAACTGGCCGGCAGATACCGTTGAACAGTTCTTTAAACACACGAATAAAAGCATCCGTAAACCGATAGACAAAAAGTCTAATTATGTAAAAAGATGCGTCGGTATACCCGGTGACTCATTAGAAATCAAGGATGGATTCATATACATCAACGGCGAAAGAACCGTATTACCGGAAAGGGCAAAACCTCAATTCACCTATTTCGCAAAAGTAAAAGAAGGCAGCAATATCAATCCGCGGTATATGTATGAAAGGTACGGTGTTACCGACCCGATATTCCCTCAGCAAAATGGTATTTATGCCTTTACAGCGCTGACTGAAGAAGCTGCCGAACAACTAAAGAACAACCCTAATGTAGAAAGTATTCAACGCTATGTAGAACCTAAACCGGGAAAAAACCAGGGCGTTTTCCCCGGCGAAACTCAATTTGCATGGAACCAGGATCAATTCGGACCCATATATATTCCGGAGGAAGGAAAAACGATCAACCTCTCAATGGAAACCCTGCCACTTTACAAAAAGATCATAGAAGAATACGAAGGGAACGAACTTAAAGTTTCCGGCAATCAAATCACTATTAACGGACAACCAGCCTCACAGTATACGTTTAAACAAGACTATTACTGGATGATGGGCGATAACCGCCACCGATCTGAAGACAGTCGTTTTTGGGGATATGTACCGGAAGACCATATTGTAGGAAAACCGGTTTTTGTATGGATGAGCTGGGATACTAATGCATCCGGATTCGATAAGATCAGATGGGAACGGCTCTTCACTACCGTGAACGGAGATGGCCAACCCGTATCTTATTTTAAATATTTTATCATCCTACTTTTCGGATGGATTATTTTTGCAGAAATCAGAAAACGCAGGAAGAAAAAGGCATAA